The genomic interval CAACCCAGTGAAGAGACTGGCAAAGAAGATAATTGCGGTGTAACCGAGGGCATAACTGATCATTGCCAGGGTGCTTTGCAGTAGAGAACCCGTTGCCGAGGCTGCTGCCAGAACGGCAAAAGTGACGGGACTGGTACAGGGAGAACTGACGAGGGCGAAGGTTAACCCAATGCCATAGGGACCCATGAGAAGCGATCGTGCCCCTCTCCGAAATGAAAATCGCGCGGCTTTCCCTTCTATGGACGGAGCTTCACCTTTAGGCTGAGGGAGGTTGGGAAGGCGACCCAACAGGGTTTGCGGCATGGGTAATTTGAGGACTCCAGCCATACTCAAACCCATAAGAATAATCAACATCCCTACCGCAATCTGAAAGTATCCCTGGTATTTAATCAGAACCAATCCTTGAAAAGAGGAAAACAGCCCAAACAGGCTGAGAACTGTAACAACGCCCAGAACAAAGGCTCCAGCCTTAAAAAACGCATCCCAACGGGAGGTGAACTCGCGGGTACCAATGTAACTTAAGTTCACTGGCAGCATGGAAAGAATACAGGGTGAAATACTGGCAACCAACCCCCCAAAAAAAGACAGGGGCAATAACACCAGCAAATTACTGGTGGGTTGCTGGCGAAACCACTGGCGGTAATTGCTGCCCAAGTCTGTTACAAAATTGTCAAACCCCATCAGCAATTCGCCCCGATTGAGATAATCAACCGCAAACACCAAAAAAGCGGCTGCCGCCCCTAATGAAATCAGTAGCACCAGCTTTGAGGGACGAAATTTTGCCAGATTCAGATTTCTAGGAGGTTTAAGCATGGAGGCAGAAGGCAGGGGGCAGAAGGCAGAAGTCAGGAGAAAGGGGATGGGGGGATGGGTGAAAGGTATTTTTTATCCTTATATCCTTTATCCTTTCCCCCTCACCCCCCTCCGCTAAAGTTACTCGCTCCTTGATAGCCAGAAATCTGGGCAAGCTCCTGTAGGGGGTAACCTCCGGGTGGGTAAAGGCGACCGTTAATTTCCCAGGTGGGGTAGGCGCGAATGTTTGTTTGGCTACAAACATCAGGTTGGGGATTGGGGCCGCCAGGGTCACATTCCACGTAGGTAATTTTGTTGAAAGCGGTTTCGCCAAACTGCTTCCGTTGCCAGTTGCACACGGAACACCAGTAGGTGCCATACATCTTGGCTCCACTTTTTTGTAGGTGTAAAGCGAGAGCCATTTCGGGGCTGTCGGCAGCGTTTGATGAAGTACTGGTTTGCGGTGCTGAGCTTGTGGCTTTGGAAGTTTGGGATGTGGCATTGGATGAACAGCCAGCTACGATCGCCAATAATACGACTGCCAGCAGCTTGAGGGAGAGTAAACGTGGGGTAAACAACAAAGAGGAGACTCCAGATGAAGAACAGTGGGAATGGGTATCTACTTATAATTGCCAAATTTCATTCCATTTGTAACCTGGTGACTCCCTTAAAATTGGGAATATGAATAATTTTTACTGTATTTTCCCAGGTGTTTCGGGATGAAACGCATTGTACTGATTGCCGGATTTGAGTCTTTTAATGCCAATTTGTATCGGAAGTCAGCGCAAGTCGCGCAGGCCCGTTGTCCAGAGTTGGATATTCAGGTGTTTAGCGATCGGGATCTGAGTGCCAACCCGGCACAGATTGAAGCTGCCCTCCGGGATGCTCATGTTTTCTTTGCCAGCCTGTTGTTTGACTATGACCAGGTGGTGTGGTTGCGGCAGCGGGTGCAGCCTATCCCTATTCGGCTCATCTTTGAATCTGCCCTGGAATTGATGAGTCTGACCCAATTGGGCAAGTTTGCGATCGGAGATCAGCCCAAAGGGATGCCCAAACCCGTTCAGTTTATTCTCAGCAAATTTGGCAGTGGGCGAGAAGAAGACAAACTGGCAGGCTATATCAGTTTTCTTAAGACCGGACCCAAACTGCCTCAAATTCGTTCCCGTCCAAAAAGTTCAGGATCTGCGCAACTGGCTCATTATCTACGGCTACTGGAACGCGGGCGGAACTGAAAATGTTGCCGCTCTCTTCTGGACGCTGGCAGAAAAGTATCTGGGGCTAAAAATTGGTGAAGTTCCCCCACCGATCGAAACCCCCAACATGGGACTGCTCCATCCCGACTATTCCGGCTATTTTGAATCTCCCAAGGAGTATTTGGAGTGGTATCTCGGAAGAAAGGATAAAGGATTAAGGATAAAGGATAAAAATCAACTTTCATCCTTTATCCCTTATCCTTTATCCTTTCCTGTCGTCGGTCTTCTCCTCTACCGCAAGCACGTTATTACCAAACAGCCCTACATTCCGAAGCTGATTCGGGCGTTTGAGGCAGCGGGATTGGTGCCGCTGCCCATTTTTATTAATGGGGTTGAGGGGCATGTGGCTGTGCGGGATTGGATGACGACGGACTACGAACAGGAGCGGCGGCAGCAGGGGGTTGTGGAAACGCTTTCCCTGTCGGATCAAGCGGTCAAAGTGGATGCGATCGTATCCACTATTGGCTTTCCGCTGGTGGGAGGTCCGGCTGGATCAATGGAAGCGGGGCGGCAGGTGGAGGTTGCCAAACGCATCCTGAGTGCCAAAAACGTACCTTACATTGTGGCGGCTCCCCTGCTGATTCAGGATATTCACTCCTGGACCCGACAGGGCATTGGTGGGTTGCAGAGTGTGGTCCTGTATGCCCTTCCCGAACTGGATGGGGCGATCGACACGATTCCCCTGGGCGGTTTAGTAGGCGAGGAGATTTACCTGATTCCCGATCGGGTCAAACGCCTGACCGATCGCCTAAAAAACTGGATTGAACTGCATCGCACCCCTGCCGTCGATCGTCGGATTGCCATTATCCTCTACGGCTTTCCCCCCGGTTATGGTGCCGTTGGCACCGCTGCGCTCCTGAATGTCCCAAACTCCCTCCTTACCCTGCTGCATACTCTCAAAGCACAGGGGTATACCATTGGGGACTTACCTGAGGATGGCGAAACGCTGGTTCGTTGGGTAAAGGCAGCTGATGAGGGGAGTGGGGAGTGGGGAGTGGGAAGTGGGGAAGATGGGGAAGACAGGGAGACGTGGGGACACGGAGACGCGGCGAGTGCTCAACTCAGAATTCAAAATTCAAAATTCAAAACTTCTTCCTCCCCCATCCCCCATCCCCCATCCTTCCGTGTTCACGTTCACACGCTGGAAAAATGGTTGGGCTATCTCCGCACGTCTTGGGTGGAGAAGAACTGGAAGTCGCTAACAGACACGGGGATTAAGACCGTGGGGGATGAATTCCTCTTGGGTGGGGTGCAACTGGGTAATGTTTGGATTGGGGTGCAACCGCCGCTGGGAATTTCTGGCGATCCGATGCGGTTGATGTTTGAGCGAGATCTGACCCCCCATCCCCAATACGCTGCCTTTTACAAATGGCTGCAAGCAAAATTTCAAGCCCACGCGATCGTCCACTTTGGGATGCATGGGACGGTAGAGTGGCTACCAGGTTCTCCCCTCGGCAACACGGGCTATTCCTGGTCTGACATTCTCCTGGGGGATTTGCCCAATCTCTATC from Kovacikia minuta CCNUW1 carries:
- a CDS encoding cytochrome c biogenesis CcdA family protein; the encoded protein is MLKPPRNLNLAKFRPSKLVLLISLGAAAAFLVFAVDYLNRGELLMGFDNFVTDLGSNYRQWFRQQPTSNLLVLLPLSFFGGLVASISPCILSMLPVNLSYIGTREFTSRWDAFFKAGAFVLGVVTVLSLFGLFSSFQGLVLIKYQGYFQIAVGMLIILMGLSMAGVLKLPMPQTLLGRLPNLPQPKGEAPSIEGKAARFSFRRGARSLLMGPYGIGLTFALVSSPCTSPVTFAVLAAASATGSLLQSTLAMISYALGYTAIIFFASLFTGLIKQTRGLLTHSEMITRIASLTLLLVGGFYLLNGSRWLLASLRLT
- a CDS encoding DUF3479 domain-containing protein, translated to MKRIVLIAGFESFNANLYRKSAQVAQARCPELDIQVFSDRDLSANPAQIEAALRDAHVFFASLLFDYDQVVWLRQRVQPIPIRLIFESALELMSLTQLGKFAIGDQPKGMPKPVQFILSKFGSGREEDKLAGYISFLKTGPKLPQIRSRPKSSGSAQLAHYLRLLERGRN